In bacterium, a genomic segment contains:
- a CDS encoding DUF1330 domain-containing protein, producing MADVPVYLVVNLHVEDADRYLQYEKGFFSILKEHKGQFITYDDNAETLEGTMPRSGRMVIFSFPSEEAAKGWYNDPKYQALSEHRRAGTKLEFLTLIHGLPPR from the coding sequence ATGGCCGACGTGCCGGTCTATCTCGTCGTCAACCTTCATGTCGAGGACGCGGACCGCTACCTCCAATACGAGAAGGGTTTCTTTTCGATCCTCAAGGAGCACAAGGGGCAGTTCATCACGTATGACGACAATGCGGAGACTCTGGAGGGGACGATGCCGCGTTCCGGCCGCATGGTGATCTTCAGCTTCCCTTCGGAAGAAGCGGCCAAAGGGTGGTACAACGATCCCAAGTACCAGGCGCTGTCGGAACATCGTCGGGCCGGGACGAAGCTCGAGTTCCTCACGCTGATCCACGGATTGCCGCCGCGATAG